In Candidatus Eremiobacterota bacterium, a single window of DNA contains:
- a CDS encoding class I adenylate-forming enzyme family protein, translating to MNAIEWLLQIPQKNARRDFLIDTISQRMITFEEYHRAALAIAQDLKKRGLGRGDRVALLLNNSSALATIYLGCLYAGLVTVPINPIFNTKEIEFMVSYSKAKILVVSPETFQQVNKSKIIADGIKILALLDRKNLKELSIGIEVWDTEKLELEPDISPFEGVSSEDIMTIVFTSGTTAHPSAVVHKIADMIDNARLFNSAMKIGPDNRFYGILSMTYLGGYYNLLMLPYVGTSSVVLSHAFDARLALDFWGPAQRNHVNTLWLVPTILSILLRTDRGQEGERFCRENVRLSLVGTAPLPLKLRHDFEKKYGVTLYENYGLTETFFITTNIPYTPIIDGSAGKVLPGIELQIRDPQGNSLTQDLEGEIYVKTPYIMKEISNPDKDAPLGFSKIDWFATGDIGRLEDSACLYITGRLKDMIIRGGINISPSSIERILTSHPGVMECAVIGVPHDIYGEGIAAIIKIKPGIKFEDMKTELIKMCKEHLGATKQPSYILEIEEFPYNAAGKIQKSKLKAWTEARISRE from the coding sequence ATGAATGCGATAGAGTGGCTTCTGCAAATACCGCAAAAAAACGCCAGGCGTGATTTTTTGATAGACACAATCTCTCAAAGAATGATTACCTTTGAGGAGTATCATAGAGCAGCACTTGCAATAGCCCAGGATTTAAAGAAGCGCGGACTGGGTAGAGGTGACAGAGTCGCTTTATTGTTGAATAATTCATCAGCACTTGCCACAATTTATTTGGGATGTTTGTATGCGGGGCTTGTTACCGTCCCAATCAATCCGATTTTTAATACCAAAGAGATTGAATTCATGGTTTCTTACAGCAAGGCGAAAATACTTGTGGTCTCGCCGGAGACTTTTCAGCAAGTCAATAAATCGAAAATCATTGCTGACGGCATAAAGATTCTTGCCCTGCTGGACAGAAAGAATTTAAAGGAACTTTCAATCGGGATAGAAGTATGGGATACTGAAAAACTTGAGCTTGAACCGGATATCTCGCCTTTTGAAGGGGTTTCCTCAGAAGATATTATGACCATTGTGTTTACCTCAGGAACGACTGCCCATCCTTCAGCGGTAGTACACAAAATAGCTGATATGATTGATAATGCCAGACTATTTAACAGTGCAATGAAAATAGGGCCTGACAATCGTTTTTACGGAATTCTGTCAATGACTTATCTGGGAGGGTACTATAATCTATTGATGCTACCCTATGTGGGAACATCAAGTGTGGTATTATCCCATGCATTTGATGCGAGGCTTGCACTGGATTTTTGGGGTCCTGCTCAAAGAAACCATGTGAATACTCTGTGGCTTGTGCCCACAATTCTCTCAATATTATTAAGAACAGACAGAGGGCAGGAGGGCGAAAGATTCTGTCGGGAGAATGTCAGACTCTCTCTGGTGGGGACAGCACCTCTCCCACTAAAACTCCGTCATGATTTTGAAAAGAAATACGGAGTTACTCTTTATGAAAACTATGGTCTCACGGAAACCTTTTTCATTACCACAAACATTCCCTATACCCCCATTATTGATGGGAGCGCAGGAAAGGTTCTCCCGGGGATTGAGTTGCAGATAAGGGATCCTCAAGGGAATTCGTTGACTCAAGACCTCGAAGGTGAGATTTATGTCAAGACTCCTTATATTATGAAAGAGATCAGCAACCCGGACAAGGATGCCCCTTTGGGTTTTTCAAAAATAGACTGGTTTGCCACTGGTGATATTGGAAGGTTGGAAGATAGCGCTTGTCTTTATATTACTGGCCGTCTCAAGGATATGATCATACGGGGAGGGATAAATATTAGTCCTTCTTCAATTGAGCGTATATTGACATCACACCCCGGCGTTATGGAATGTGCTGTGATAGGTGTGCCTCATGACATATATGGAGAAGGCATTGCTGCCATAATAAAGATTAAGCCGGGTATAAAGTTCGAGGATATGAAAACAGAGCTCATTAAAATGTGCAAGGAGCATCTTGGTGCAACGAAACAGCCCTCATATATTTTAGAGATAGAGGAATTTCCGTACAACGCCGCAGGGAAGATTCAAAAATCAAAACTGAAGGCATGGACAGAAGCCAGGATCTCAAGAGAATGA
- a CDS encoding methyltransferase domain-containing protein: MSDSGMLDYQICPDVTFSLYGGDIIASNHRVRRHVCISSSLFLALCGIDNEGELYAYDRTRFSYLDGLLADPTCYNSKSNSEKIKFGSLQEAWQYLLRTFILIKDLDSYKAYFARKTTVLDNKHFGTFHQQLGAELILRQRKDPSQWWYEQKFDAESGLVKDTLYKYIQDHFIKEYLADYNLNDKVILDFGCGSGMASGQFIQGGARVIGVDPDENLLQKAKTRLGERFEPIHMEVSAQSLLGNIPEKKIDMVWMSDVFLFYFYPMDAGKPLMAPEKLLGELTRSLKDEGICVIMQPHGVFWLSPWLGHASMPYTIITEYLCKKFSVVPGLQELSNAIFKSGLLIRRIFEPSPLKNAALDAMANAFASNFPLWWVFECIKSSSPE; this comes from the coding sequence ATGAGTGATTCAGGAATGCTTGATTATCAGATTTGTCCTGATGTGACGTTTTCACTCTATGGTGGCGATATAATAGCTTCGAATCATAGAGTAAGGAGGCATGTGTGTATCAGTTCCAGTCTGTTTCTGGCCTTGTGCGGTATAGACAATGAAGGAGAGCTGTATGCATATGATAGAACAAGATTCTCCTATCTAGATGGATTATTAGCTGATCCCACGTGTTATAATTCCAAAAGCAACTCAGAGAAAATCAAATTCGGTTCTTTACAGGAGGCATGGCAATATTTATTAAGGACTTTTATTCTTATTAAAGATCTTGACTCATATAAAGCATATTTTGCCAGGAAGACCACAGTACTTGATAATAAGCATTTCGGGACCTTTCACCAGCAGTTGGGGGCTGAGCTCATCCTCCGCCAAAGGAAAGATCCCTCTCAATGGTGGTATGAACAAAAATTCGACGCTGAGTCAGGCTTGGTGAAAGACACTCTATACAAATACATACAGGATCATTTTATTAAGGAATATCTTGCAGATTATAATTTGAATGATAAGGTAATCCTGGATTTCGGGTGTGGAAGCGGGATGGCATCAGGTCAGTTTATTCAAGGAGGAGCACGTGTAATCGGTGTCGATCCTGATGAAAATCTGCTGCAAAAAGCAAAGACAAGACTGGGAGAGCGTTTTGAGCCAATTCATATGGAAGTATCGGCCCAGAGTTTGCTTGGTAATATCCCCGAAAAGAAAATTGATATGGTATGGATGTCTGATGTATTTCTATTTTACTTTTATCCTATGGACGCCGGCAAGCCATTGATGGCTCCTGAAAAATTGCTTGGTGAATTGACAAGAAGTCTAAAGGATGAGGGAATCTGCGTAATTATGCAGCCCCATGGCGTGTTTTGGCTTTCACCATGGCTCGGACATGCATCTATGCCATATACCATAATAACAGAATATCTTTGCAAGAAATTTTCTGTTGTGCCAGGACTTCAGGAATTAAGTAATGCCATTTTCAAGTCAGGTCTTTTAATAAGGCGCATATTTGAGCCATCACCTCTAAAGAATGCAGCATTGGACGCTATGGCCAACGCATTTGCCAGCAATTTTCCCCTCTGGTGGGTTTTTGAGTGTATTAAGTCGTCTTCCCCAGAATAA